The Arthrobacter russicus genome has a segment encoding these proteins:
- a CDS encoding sterol carrier family protein, translated as MTARRRISEADGQAALTAWRAGATDRTTTAAAVRFSLEELSARAPGNSVEVRVPPFGVAQCIEGPRHTRGTPPNVVETDAPTWLGLATGSISWDDAVAGSSVSASGLRADLAGLLPLW; from the coding sequence ATGACCGCACGACGGCGAATCTCGGAGGCCGACGGCCAGGCTGCGCTGACCGCCTGGCGCGCCGGGGCCACGGACCGGACGACGACGGCGGCAGCGGTGCGCTTCAGCCTCGAAGAGCTGTCGGCCCGGGCACCGGGGAATTCGGTGGAGGTCCGGGTTCCGCCGTTCGGTGTGGCCCAGTGCATCGAAGGGCCAAGGCACACTCGGGGCACGCCGCCGAATGTGGTGGAAACCGATGCCCCGACCTGGCTGGGCTTGGCCACCGGGAGCATCAGTTGGGACGATGCCGTCGCCGGAAGCAGCGTTTCGGCTTCCGGGCTGCGCGCCGATCTGGCGGGGCTGCTGCCGCTGTGGTGA